One Nitrospira sp. DNA segment encodes these proteins:
- a CDS encoding FAD-binding protein, with protein sequence MTTANEYDVLVMGAGLAGMRAALAAHDAGARVAIMTKVHPVRSHSNAAQGGINAAMTDRGDEWEEHAFETVKGSDYLADQDAVEILAQEAGREILTLEHMGVIFNRNEEGRLGTRRFGGQKRARTFFVSDFTGQAMLHVLFEQLMKARVPVFEEWFVTSLVKDADGRCAGLVGFEIRTGQFALVKAKAVIIASGGLGRVFEPSTNALICTGDGMAIAYRAGAALMDMEMVQYHPTTLKGKGLLITEAARGEGAYLVNRDGERFMKRYAPNMMELASRDVVSRAEQTEINEGRGMDGCVLLDCRHLGRQLIHERLRQISDEVQSFAGIDLTKEPVPIRPGMHYQMGGIKTDVDGRCWEMHGAWAGVPGLFAAGETACLSLHGGNRLGANSLLDTVVFGRRAGRCAAEYAREVPTPHVPDSAVGTEQQAVSALLSRHANGDSVATIRHEMGVAMNTHLGVFRDQEGMMTAKGALESLHDRYSRVGVQDKGQVFNTSLIRALELGFMLDCAETIVRSALLRRESRGAHFRTDYLHRDDAQWLKHILVYHQPDGSSRVEYLPVRLTRWEPKVRIY encoded by the coding sequence ATGACGACTGCTAACGAATACGATGTGCTGGTGATGGGTGCGGGATTGGCGGGGATGCGCGCAGCTCTGGCCGCGCATGATGCCGGTGCTCGGGTGGCGATCATGACGAAGGTCCATCCGGTTCGAAGTCATTCCAACGCGGCGCAAGGCGGCATCAATGCCGCGATGACGGACCGTGGGGACGAGTGGGAGGAACATGCCTTCGAGACCGTCAAGGGGAGCGATTATTTAGCGGATCAGGACGCGGTTGAAATTCTCGCTCAAGAAGCCGGGCGCGAGATTCTTACGTTGGAGCACATGGGTGTCATTTTTAATCGGAATGAAGAGGGCCGGCTCGGCACACGTCGGTTTGGGGGGCAAAAGCGGGCCCGTACCTTTTTCGTGTCGGATTTTACCGGACAAGCGATGCTTCATGTCCTCTTTGAGCAACTCATGAAAGCGCGCGTACCAGTTTTCGAGGAATGGTTCGTGACCTCATTGGTGAAGGATGCTGATGGTCGTTGCGCGGGCTTAGTAGGGTTTGAAATTCGAACGGGTCAATTTGCTTTGGTGAAGGCGAAAGCGGTCATCATTGCTTCCGGGGGATTGGGGCGGGTGTTTGAGCCGAGTACCAATGCCTTGATTTGTACGGGTGACGGCATGGCGATTGCCTATCGCGCCGGCGCCGCTTTGATGGATATGGAAATGGTGCAGTATCACCCGACAACCTTAAAGGGAAAAGGGCTGTTGATTACCGAAGCCGCTCGTGGAGAGGGTGCGTATTTAGTGAATCGTGACGGCGAACGGTTCATGAAGCGGTATGCCCCGAATATGATGGAGTTGGCTTCACGCGATGTAGTGTCGCGGGCCGAACAAACCGAAATCAACGAAGGTCGAGGGATGGACGGGTGCGTCCTGTTGGATTGTCGTCATTTGGGTCGACAGCTTATCCACGAGCGGCTTCGGCAGATTTCTGACGAGGTACAGTCGTTTGCAGGAATTGATTTAACGAAAGAGCCTGTTCCAATCCGGCCAGGCATGCATTACCAGATGGGCGGCATCAAGACCGATGTAGATGGGCGATGCTGGGAGATGCATGGCGCATGGGCTGGTGTCCCGGGGCTGTTTGCCGCCGGGGAGACGGCCTGTCTGAGCCTTCATGGAGGTAATCGGCTTGGCGCGAATTCATTATTGGACACCGTTGTGTTCGGTCGACGGGCTGGCCGATGCGCCGCGGAATACGCGCGGGAGGTCCCAACGCCTCACGTTCCTGATTCGGCCGTGGGGACGGAGCAGCAGGCTGTTTCCGCATTGCTGTCGCGCCATGCCAACGGGGACTCGGTTGCAACTATTCGGCACGAAATGGGTGTCGCGATGAATACTCACCTGGGGGTCTTTCGCGACCAGGAGGGCATGATGACGGCGAAAGGGGCGTTGGAATCTCTGCACGATCGGTACTCGCGTGTGGGCGTGCAGGATAAAGGTCAGGTGTTCAACACCAGCCTCATCCGTGCCTTAGAGCTTGGGTTCATGTTGGACTGTGCTGAGACGATTGTGCGTAGTGCTTTACTCCGTCGGGAGAGTCGAGGCGCACATTTTCGGACGGATTATCTCCATCGGGATGATGCGCAGTGGTTGAAACACATTTTGGTCTATCACCAACCGGATGGTTCCTCACGGGTAGAATATTTGCCGGTTCGCCTCACCCGATGGGAGCCCAAAGTACGGATCTATTAG
- a CDS encoding CBS domain-containing protein — protein MAIVGQLMTRDLSAVPGETTIREAAARMHGSHIGSLLVKTDETFSGIITETDIVRAVAERIDVTDTAVSQLMSKPIMSVEKNLSPHYARDLMADKHIRHLAVTDAGTIVGILSARDLLAYFKTVAHEAL, from the coding sequence ATGGCAATCGTAGGACAACTCATGACCCGTGACCTCAGTGCGGTTCCAGGAGAGACGACGATCCGAGAAGCGGCGGCACGCATGCACGGCAGTCACATCGGCTCATTGTTAGTGAAAACCGACGAGACTTTTTCGGGAATCATCACGGAAACCGACATCGTCCGGGCTGTCGCCGAACGAATCGACGTAACGGACACCGCCGTTTCGCAGTTGATGTCGAAGCCGATTATGTCGGTGGAAAAGAACCTATCACCGCATTACGCGCGTGACCTCATGGCAGACAAACACATCCGCCATCTGGCGGTCACCGATGCAGGCACGATCGTGGGTATTCTTTCCGCTCGCGATCTCCTCGCCTATTTTAAAACGGTCGCTCACGAGGCCCTCTGA
- a CDS encoding MBL fold metallo-hydrolase has protein sequence MNQIWTSLPKNHYLRLAPWCWVQLESAEAPGPFPFVGGVAPEVVACLHEAHSLLSSAIDTAISDVFSKRAPLDDPDRRQRLEDAYAELVNGRPYLKQHIHCGRRADGAFRWEFPTDSAKSATVTNDGLRIFHAINRQAIPIGFNGRPLGPIIGKFLGLLDGTHTVDDLRSALSAMPRDAQGLLTRLLETLQHYGCLAVSATASILRHWYDVVQDQDIVHLGHAALLYRQRDTTLLFDPWFLPWFAESPLPSVWSGLFPKPAAVFLTHDHDDHVDPRTLLHLPKDTPIIVPSRRNRTGLFFDYRSLLTELGFDRIIELAHGETWPFEGGTVVSVPFYGEDPCDLSMPRNCYLISDRGHNVLIHVDSGPTNDGRSALKDTVIQQLVEQYGPIPLVFASQQQLLEIRSHAAHAALSHPGKWLEVGENGYLTNAYLAELCTAAHAQMFVSYATGGADWYPDHLSFMFSRRNPCRTALLTAHWEQPEKLKDLLVSQGCRYHRAHAFDVYRVLSGGLIEVDSASETLAPMTLYRLDHGDPPFMKAGKGR, from the coding sequence ATGAACCAAATCTGGACCAGTCTTCCCAAAAATCATTACCTGAGACTCGCCCCCTGGTGCTGGGTGCAGCTGGAGAGCGCGGAGGCACCAGGACCCTTCCCGTTCGTAGGCGGAGTGGCCCCAGAAGTCGTCGCTTGCCTCCATGAGGCCCACAGCCTCCTCTCCAGTGCGATCGATACTGCTATCAGCGATGTCTTTTCAAAACGGGCGCCGCTCGACGATCCCGATCGCCGGCAACGGTTGGAGGATGCCTATGCGGAGCTGGTCAACGGGCGGCCATACCTCAAACAGCACATTCACTGCGGGCGGCGAGCGGATGGGGCCTTCCGGTGGGAATTCCCGACAGATTCAGCTAAATCCGCAACCGTAACCAATGATGGTCTTCGCATCTTTCATGCAATCAATCGTCAGGCGATCCCCATCGGATTCAATGGACGACCGCTGGGTCCCATCATAGGGAAATTTCTCGGTCTGCTCGACGGAACTCATACCGTAGACGATCTCCGTTCTGCGTTGTCGGCCATGCCGCGCGATGCGCAGGGACTGCTAACGAGATTACTTGAAACGCTGCAGCATTATGGTTGCTTGGCCGTTTCAGCAACGGCTTCCATCCTGCGACATTGGTACGACGTCGTGCAGGATCAAGATATCGTGCACCTCGGACATGCCGCCCTCCTCTACCGGCAGCGGGACACCACACTCCTCTTCGACCCTTGGTTTCTGCCTTGGTTTGCTGAATCTCCGTTGCCGTCGGTGTGGAGCGGACTATTCCCTAAACCTGCCGCCGTGTTTCTGACCCACGACCATGATGATCACGTCGATCCCCGCACCCTGCTTCATTTGCCGAAAGACACGCCGATCATCGTGCCCAGTCGGCGGAATCGAACAGGACTGTTCTTCGACTATCGGTCGCTCCTCACAGAACTGGGTTTTGACCGAATCATCGAGCTGGCTCATGGAGAAACCTGGCCGTTTGAAGGAGGCACGGTCGTGTCCGTGCCCTTCTATGGAGAGGACCCTTGCGACTTGAGCATGCCCAGGAATTGCTATTTAATTTCGGATCGGGGGCACAATGTGCTGATCCATGTGGACAGCGGCCCGACGAACGACGGACGATCCGCTCTCAAGGATACTGTCATCCAGCAATTGGTCGAACAATACGGACCGATTCCGCTCGTCTTCGCGTCACAACAGCAGTTGCTTGAAATCCGGAGCCATGCCGCCCATGCTGCTCTCTCCCATCCCGGCAAATGGCTGGAGGTGGGAGAGAACGGCTATCTCACAAACGCCTATCTCGCCGAGTTGTGCACGGCTGCCCACGCACAAATGTTTGTGTCCTACGCCACCGGTGGAGCTGACTGGTACCCAGATCACCTGTCTTTCATGTTCAGCCGCCGTAATCCCTGCAGAACTGCTCTCTTGACAGCTCATTGGGAACAACCTGAAAAGTTGAAAGACCTTCTTGTTTCGCAGGGATGCCGCTATCATCGTGCCCACGCCTTCGATGTCTATCGAGTTCTGAGTGGGGGGCTGATCGAGGTCGATTCGGCAAGCGAAACCCTCGCTCCGATGACTCTATATCGGTTGGACCACGGCGATCCCCCCTTCATGAAAGCGGGCAAGGGACGATAG
- the sdhB gene encoding succinate dehydrogenase iron-sulfur subunit — MITIFRIRRFNPEAAPSMPYFQEYKLDTDRADTVLDALIDIRETLDESLTLRCSCRGAICGSCSMRINGHAALACKTKVQAMASERGVVQVEPMNNMPVIKDLVTDMAGFWEKVRQVQPWLQPAGQEPEGEYLASSESMNHLTGVMGCIMCGACVSDCAALEVDERFVGPAALAKAYRFVADPRDGAARSRLLALNEPGGMWDCTRCMECIEVCPKGVGAMERIMSLRSRGIEAGVPSTSGSRHAEVFADLIYRKGRLDEPMLATRTFGLQNLSRLLSLLPMVLRAFVRGKVPKSGPLHRAIPGVEKFRRLFQRMEERP, encoded by the coding sequence ATGATCACGATATTTCGCATTCGCCGCTTTAATCCAGAGGCCGCACCCTCCATGCCGTATTTCCAGGAGTATAAACTGGATACGGATCGAGCGGATACGGTGCTGGATGCGCTTATTGATATTCGCGAAACCCTTGATGAATCCTTAACGCTCCGGTGTTCCTGTCGAGGAGCGATTTGCGGTTCCTGCAGCATGCGCATCAATGGCCATGCGGCGTTAGCCTGTAAAACCAAAGTCCAGGCGATGGCTTCGGAACGGGGAGTCGTGCAGGTGGAGCCCATGAATAACATGCCGGTGATCAAAGACTTGGTCACCGATATGGCTGGGTTTTGGGAAAAAGTACGACAAGTGCAACCGTGGCTCCAACCAGCCGGCCAGGAACCGGAAGGTGAATACCTCGCTTCATCCGAGTCGATGAATCACCTCACGGGCGTGATGGGGTGCATTATGTGCGGAGCCTGTGTGTCGGACTGTGCCGCACTGGAGGTGGATGAGCGGTTTGTCGGCCCGGCAGCATTGGCAAAAGCGTACCGATTTGTGGCCGATCCTCGTGACGGTGCCGCCCGGTCCAGGTTGTTGGCTCTCAACGAACCAGGCGGCATGTGGGATTGCACCCGCTGTATGGAATGTATTGAAGTGTGCCCCAAGGGCGTTGGGGCCATGGAACGTATTATGTCGCTCAGGAGCCGAGGGATCGAGGCAGGTGTCCCTTCAACATCCGGGTCTCGACATGCTGAAGTGTTCGCGGACCTCATTTACCGGAAGGGACGGTTGGATGAGCCCATGTTGGCGACTCGAACGTTCGGTCTCCAGAACTTGTCTCGTCTGCTGTCTCTTCTTCCCATGGTCCTCCGGGCATTCGTGAGAGGGAAAGTCCCCAAATCTGGCCCGTTGCATCGGGCCATTCCCGGCGTGGAGAAGTTTCGGAGGCTCTTTCAACGGATGGAGGAACGACCGTGA
- a CDS encoding cation:proton antiporter yields MTDYSVLGNLVLIYTVSIAVVFLFHQFRLPSIAGFLVAGALIGPHGLNLISDIATVHVLAEIGIVLLLFTIGIEFSLVQLTSLRRLLLIAAPIQVGGVIAISWLGGILAGLPTPQAIFWGFLLSLSSTAIVLKALAASGDSDSPHGRATIGILIFQDLVVVPMILLTPILASHGDGTLTPALLSLVKSMVVVVCIVAAAWYVVPKLLDHIVRSRSRELFLLTIIVMCLGIAWLTSLGGLSLALGAFIAGLVISESEYSHQAIADVLPFRDSFNSLFFVSIGILMDWRILLEYPLVVTGVLLVVLLLKFIAGTGAVLAVAVPPRSAVMTGIALAQVGEFSFILAQVGLDNQLLSGPPYQIFLAVSVCSMIITPFLMQVSPHLARRVEAVQRLHHWFPGQTTAHVLEAEGRHLRIKDHVIIVGYGLNGRNLARVLGETEVPYIALDLEGDTVRREAAHGLPLYYGDATNPTVLRHVKIEDARVLVIAISDPFMTRRAVQAARGLNPKIHIVVRTRYLRELEELHQLGADDVVPEEFETSIEIFALVLRTYNMPHDFITRKAEQVRREGYALLRRSEVPELAHHLRGGTLADVEVETCRIEEDSPAAGKTIAQLALRPRIGTSIIALTRNGVTESNPSEKTKLLVGDIVVLLGTRDQIRRAMGFILANQGNA; encoded by the coding sequence ATGACGGATTACAGCGTACTCGGGAATTTGGTGCTCATTTACACCGTATCTATCGCGGTGGTGTTTCTGTTTCATCAATTCCGACTGCCTTCTATCGCCGGATTTCTCGTCGCCGGGGCTTTGATCGGTCCTCATGGACTCAACCTGATTTCCGACATCGCAACAGTGCACGTGCTGGCGGAAATCGGGATTGTGCTGCTTCTGTTTACCATCGGTATCGAATTCTCGTTGGTGCAACTGACCTCGCTTCGTCGGCTACTCTTGATTGCCGCTCCGATACAAGTCGGGGGAGTCATCGCGATTTCATGGCTCGGCGGCATACTGGCAGGATTACCGACACCTCAGGCGATTTTTTGGGGTTTTCTGCTATCGCTCAGCAGCACTGCGATTGTCTTGAAAGCCTTGGCCGCCAGTGGAGACAGCGATTCACCCCACGGACGAGCCACCATCGGAATCTTGATCTTCCAGGACTTGGTCGTCGTCCCGATGATCTTACTGACGCCTATTCTGGCCAGCCACGGTGACGGGACATTGACACCGGCGCTGCTCTCGTTGGTGAAATCGATGGTGGTGGTCGTATGCATTGTTGCAGCTGCGTGGTATGTGGTTCCGAAATTACTCGACCACATCGTTCGTAGCCGAAGCCGTGAACTCTTCCTGTTGACCATCATTGTTATGTGTCTCGGTATTGCGTGGCTGACATCTCTCGGCGGGCTGTCCCTGGCCTTGGGAGCCTTCATCGCCGGGCTCGTGATTTCCGAATCGGAGTACAGTCATCAAGCCATCGCCGACGTCTTGCCGTTTCGAGACAGTTTCAATAGCCTGTTTTTTGTCTCCATCGGCATCTTGATGGATTGGCGCATCCTGCTCGAGTATCCCCTCGTCGTAACCGGTGTGTTACTCGTCGTACTGCTCCTAAAGTTCATCGCTGGAACGGGAGCCGTGTTGGCGGTCGCCGTACCTCCTCGCTCGGCCGTCATGACTGGAATTGCCCTCGCACAGGTAGGTGAATTCAGTTTTATCCTGGCACAGGTCGGCTTGGACAATCAGCTCTTGTCGGGACCGCCGTACCAAATCTTCCTCGCGGTCTCGGTCTGCTCCATGATCATCACGCCGTTCTTAATGCAGGTATCCCCGCATCTCGCGCGGCGCGTTGAGGCCGTGCAACGACTGCACCATTGGTTTCCGGGGCAGACGACAGCCCATGTACTCGAAGCAGAGGGAAGGCATCTACGCATCAAAGACCATGTGATTATCGTGGGATATGGGCTCAACGGACGCAACCTGGCCCGTGTACTGGGTGAGACGGAAGTGCCCTACATCGCGTTGGATTTGGAGGGGGATACGGTGCGTCGAGAAGCGGCTCACGGCTTGCCGCTCTACTATGGAGATGCAACAAACCCGACTGTCTTGAGGCATGTGAAAATCGAAGATGCACGTGTTCTGGTCATCGCCATCTCCGATCCATTCATGACTCGGCGAGCCGTGCAGGCAGCTCGAGGCTTGAACCCGAAGATCCACATCGTGGTACGAACCCGTTACTTGCGAGAATTGGAAGAACTCCATCAGCTAGGCGCCGATGACGTCGTGCCGGAAGAATTCGAAACGTCGATTGAAATCTTTGCACTCGTCCTCCGCACCTACAACATGCCGCACGATTTCATCACGCGAAAGGCTGAACAGGTGCGTCGAGAAGGGTATGCGCTGCTCCGCCGCAGCGAGGTCCCCGAACTGGCTCATCACCTTCGCGGCGGAACCCTCGCTGATGTCGAAGTGGAGACCTGTCGAATCGAAGAAGATTCGCCGGCGGCTGGAAAAACGATCGCTCAACTGGCGTTGCGGCCGCGAATCGGAACGTCCATCATCGCCCTGACCAGAAACGGCGTCACGGAATCCAACCCATCAGAGAAAACCAAACTCCTTGTCGGCGACATTGTGGTACTGCTGGGAACGCGCGATCAGATCAGACGAGCCATGGGGTTTATTCTGGCGAATCAGGGCAACGCCTAG
- a CDS encoding CoB--CoM heterodisulfide reductase iron-sulfur subunit B family protein, giving the protein MKFAFFPGCVSKGGCPELYQSVMEVYPRLGLELEEMTTASCTGAGVLQEKDRKLGDVLNARTFALAEQAGLPIMTICSTCQGVMSQANHRLTTDPPYLAAVNEILNEEGLTYRGTTQIRHFVWILLEELGEQGIRQRVRRPLTELRAAPFYGCYLQRPSEALGFQDQPDRAKSLELIMSWLGLEVVDFPGKTRCCGFPLLTINEKNSLRMVASHTLDAKRNGADILVTPCPLCHLNLDGMQSRAAGQQQADIDLPIWHLPQLLGLAMGMEPKRLGLTRHLVSTQGVLDKLGSAVA; this is encoded by the coding sequence GTGAAATTTGCATTTTTCCCAGGGTGTGTGTCTAAAGGGGGATGTCCGGAGCTCTATCAGTCTGTGATGGAGGTCTATCCGCGGCTTGGTTTGGAGTTGGAAGAAATGACTACGGCGTCGTGCACCGGAGCGGGCGTGCTGCAAGAGAAAGACCGGAAGTTGGGAGATGTGTTGAATGCCCGGACCTTTGCCCTGGCGGAACAAGCCGGGTTGCCGATCATGACGATTTGCAGCACCTGCCAGGGTGTCATGAGCCAAGCCAATCACCGCCTCACGACGGATCCTCCCTATCTGGCCGCAGTCAACGAGATACTGAACGAGGAAGGCTTAACCTATCGAGGGACGACGCAGATCCGTCATTTTGTCTGGATCTTACTCGAAGAGTTGGGGGAACAGGGCATTCGGCAACGGGTGCGACGACCATTGACGGAGCTTCGGGCGGCTCCGTTCTATGGATGTTATTTGCAACGTCCATCTGAAGCGTTGGGGTTTCAGGACCAACCGGATCGGGCGAAATCGTTGGAACTCATCATGAGCTGGTTGGGATTGGAGGTCGTGGACTTTCCCGGGAAAACTCGATGCTGCGGGTTTCCGCTTCTGACGATCAATGAAAAGAATTCCTTACGCATGGTTGCGAGCCACACGTTGGATGCGAAACGCAATGGTGCCGATATCTTGGTGACTCCCTGTCCGTTGTGCCACCTCAACCTGGATGGGATGCAGTCAAGGGCGGCCGGCCAGCAGCAAGCCGACATTGATCTTCCGATATGGCATTTGCCTCAACTGCTTGGCCTGGCGATGGGTATGGAGCCGAAGCGTCTTGGGTTGACTCGTCATCTCGTGTCAACTCAAGGAGTGCTCGACAAGCTCGGATCCGCCGTTGCGTAG
- a CDS encoding VOC family protein, with amino-acid sequence MTAPLHRGLRHLALRVLDLPRSRRFYEQVLGFQPVWEPDPENVYFSSGIDNLALHQIPKDELSSYQPTQAQLLDHIGVILDSPQAVDQMYREILPKIESLGGRIAKAPRQHRDGSYSFYFADPDGNLVQALYEPAISKLRFSADS; translated from the coding sequence ATGACCGCTCCACTCCATCGAGGTCTTCGCCATTTGGCACTGCGTGTTCTCGATCTTCCTCGATCACGAAGATTCTATGAACAGGTACTCGGCTTTCAGCCGGTGTGGGAGCCGGATCCCGAGAACGTTTATTTTAGCTCCGGCATCGACAATCTGGCACTTCACCAAATTCCAAAAGATGAACTCTCCTCATATCAACCCACACAGGCCCAATTACTCGACCACATTGGGGTGATTCTCGACAGTCCGCAAGCCGTCGATCAGATGTACCGAGAGATCTTGCCGAAGATCGAATCTCTGGGCGGACGAATCGCCAAAGCACCCAGGCAGCATCGTGACGGCAGTTATTCATTCTATTTTGCCGACCCCGACGGCAATCTGGTCCAGGCTCTGTATGAACCGGCGATCAGCAAGCTGCGGTTCAGTGCGGACTCATGA
- a CDS encoding transposase, whose protein sequence is MLAALAQAHGSTVFLLNPLDTRHYAKAMGNRAKTDRVDAELIARLIAQEHTPLRA, encoded by the coding sequence TTGCTGGCGGCCCTGGCGCAGGCCCACGGTTCTACCGTCTTCCTGCTGAACCCGTTGGATACTCGGCACTACGCCAAGGCCATGGGCAACCGGGCCAAAACCGACCGGGTGGATGCGGAATTGATTGCCCGACTCATCGCGCAAGAGCACACGCCCTTGCGTGCCTAG
- a CDS encoding NAD-dependent epimerase translates to MVGTQLPILVTGAAGFIGFHVAMRLLDRGDQVIGLDNINAYYDVRLKQARLAQLTPHDRFRFVKLDLSNQQGMRDLFAGESIGRVVHLAAQAGVRYSLVNPYAYTESNIEGFINILEGCRRNNIEHLVYASSSSVYGGNTHMPFSTHDNVDHPVSLYAATKKANELMAHCYAHLYHLPCTGLRFFTVYGPWGRPDMALFIFTKAILEGKPIEVFNQGRMKRDFTYVDDIVEGVIRTLDHPATADPTWSGDRPTPGTSSAPARIYNIGNHQPVELLHFIEVLEQALGKQAEKKLMPLQPGDVPATYADIDDLTRDVGFKPTTSIEEGIPRFVKWYREFYRV, encoded by the coding sequence ATGGTTGGAACGCAGTTGCCGATTCTTGTCACAGGAGCAGCGGGGTTCATCGGATTTCATGTGGCCATGCGTCTGTTGGACCGTGGCGATCAGGTGATCGGCCTGGACAATATCAACGCCTACTATGACGTGCGATTGAAACAGGCCAGGCTCGCCCAATTGACGCCGCACGATCGATTTCGTTTCGTCAAGCTCGATCTCTCCAATCAACAAGGCATGCGTGATCTCTTTGCCGGTGAGTCGATAGGGCGCGTGGTTCATCTCGCCGCCCAGGCAGGCGTCCGCTACTCACTGGTCAATCCTTACGCCTACACCGAGAGCAACATCGAGGGATTCATCAACATTCTGGAAGGCTGCCGGCGGAACAACATCGAGCATTTGGTCTACGCCTCGTCCAGTTCTGTCTATGGGGGGAATACCCATATGCCGTTCTCCACCCATGACAACGTAGACCATCCGGTTTCGCTGTATGCCGCCACCAAAAAGGCCAATGAACTGATGGCGCACTGTTACGCGCATCTCTATCACCTGCCCTGCACCGGTCTTCGATTTTTTACCGTCTATGGGCCTTGGGGGCGTCCTGACATGGCCCTCTTCATCTTTACGAAGGCCATCTTGGAGGGCAAACCGATTGAAGTCTTTAACCAGGGCCGGATGAAACGCGATTTCACCTATGTGGACGATATTGTCGAGGGGGTCATCCGAACGCTTGATCACCCGGCCACGGCTGATCCAACCTGGTCTGGGGATCGGCCGACACCGGGAACCAGCTCGGCTCCGGCACGAATCTACAATATCGGCAACCATCAGCCGGTTGAACTGCTGCACTTCATCGAGGTCCTGGAGCAGGCGTTAGGAAAGCAGGCGGAGAAGAAACTGATGCCGTTGCAACCGGGGGACGTCCCTGCGACTTACGCCGATATCGACGATCTCACTCGCGATGTCGGATTCAAGCCGACCACATCAATCGAAGAGGGCATCCCTCGCTTCGTGAAGTGGTATCGGGAGTTCTATAGAGTCTGA
- a CDS encoding transposase produces MRNLGGFAAELKAVMSKLEALIAKIDTAMAAIAAGSPQHQEAQHRLQTIVGVGPLVGLSLTNTLERVPFRKADAFVAFTGLDPRANDSGQKAGRRRLSKRGPAELRRLLFNAAMSAVKTTVWKPIYESYRTQGWSTTASLVIIARKIARTAWSIHHYRTTFNPERITKCLT; encoded by the coding sequence ATGCGCAATCTGGGCGGCTTTGCCGCCGAACTCAAGGCCGTGATGAGCAAATTGGAGGCGTTGATTGCCAAGATTGATACGGCCATGGCTGCGATTGCGGCTGGTTCGCCCCAACACCAGGAGGCCCAACATCGGTTGCAAACCATTGTGGGCGTCGGTCCCCTGGTAGGCCTCAGCTTGACCAATACGTTGGAGCGCGTACCGTTTCGCAAGGCGGATGCCTTCGTCGCTTTCACCGGGTTGGATCCGCGGGCGAATGACTCGGGACAGAAAGCCGGTCGCCGCCGCTTGTCCAAACGCGGCCCGGCCGAGTTGCGCCGCTTGCTGTTTAACGCTGCGATGTCGGCCGTCAAAACTACCGTCTGGAAACCGATCTACGAATCGTACCGCACGCAAGGCTGGAGTACGACCGCCTCGTTGGTGATCATCGCTCGCAAAATCGCCCGGACCGCGTGGTCTATTCATCATTACCGGACAACATTTAATCCAGAGCGAATAACAAAATGCTTGACATGA
- a CDS encoding IS630 family transposase (programmed frameshift) has translation MGKGYSQDLRERVIDAVVEGKLSRREAAARFGVSDSSAIRWVARYLQTGARGIIGTGGHRPSKLKPHREWLLHVLEVEPDITLMALSTRFFNERGVKATTGMLSYCYIGEGIRFKKTVHASEQDRPDVAQRRTRWKNQQAKLDPRRLVFIDETWIKTNMVRTHGRCRNGERLRAKVPHGHWKTLTFVGALRLDGLTAPCVLDGPLDGDSFLAYVEHCLVPILKPGDMVVLDNLTSHKNKAVHTAIRKAGATRLLLPQYSPDLNPIEQVFAKIKTLLRKAAERTVEPLWRKLGQLLKTFQPNECANYFRNAGYAST, from the exons ATGGGGAAAGGCTATTCGCAGGACTTGCGGGAACGGGTGATTGACGCGGTGGTTGAGGGGAAGCTGTCGCGGCGGGAAGCAGCAGCACGCTTTGGCGTGAGTGACTCGTCAGCGATCCGGTGGGTCGCCCGCTACCTGCAAACGGGGGCACGGGGGATCATTGGCACCGGCGGCCACCGCCCATCGAAACTGAAGCCGCACCGGGAGTGGCTGTTACACGTGCTGGAGGTTGAACCGGACATCACCCTGATGGCGTTGTCGACGCGGTTCTTCAACGAGCGTGGTGTGAAGGCGACAACGGGGATGCTGTCGTATTGTTATATCGGCGAAGGGATCCGCTTT AAAAAAACCGTCCACGCCAGCGAACAGGATCGGCCGGATGTCGCTCAGCGCCGCACGCGCTGGAAGAACCAGCAGGCGAAGCTCGATCCCCGGCGCCTGGTGTTCATCGATGAGACCTGGATCAAAACGAACATGGTGCGCACACATGGCCGCTGTCGTAACGGCGAGCGCCTGCGAGCCAAGGTGCCGCATGGGCACTGGAAAACCCTGACGTTCGTGGGGGCGCTGCGCCTAGACGGCCTGACCGCGCCGTGTGTTCTCGACGGCCCTCTCGATGGTGATAGCTTCCTGGCTTATGTCGAGCATTGTCTGGTCCCGATCCTGAAGCCTGGTGACATGGTCGTCCTCGACAACCTCACCAGCCACAAGAACAAGGCTGTCCACACCGCCATCCGCAAGGCTGGGGCAACCCGCCTCCTGCTCCCTCAATACTCCCCCGACCTCAACCCGATCGAACAGGTCTTCGCCAAGATCAAGACGCTTCTGCGGAAGGCCGCTGAACGAACGGTCGAACCCCTGTGGAGGAAACTCGGCCAGCTTCTCAAAACCTTCCAGCCCAACGAGTGCGCCAACTACTTCAGGAATGCGGGCTATGCATCAACCTAA